In Mytilus edulis chromosome 4, xbMytEdul2.2, whole genome shotgun sequence, the following proteins share a genomic window:
- the LOC139520198 gene encoding uncharacterized protein, with product MDNYIFVSVVIFFVFAGQLEEVHSFGTAYQGEYVMKEEEPQQRLRVKRQLIAKQIEAKSMKTERIKANSITADRILSDTVITGNIDVRSNKNKLVERRSFEDAQGNQMTRTRSKTSRRSRDKAPELNGNIGIDPNQFADGNFQLSSNDKMESLQPLTSRRGSRKGNQATSSTRYRKERKRKSRRRLPKTYTEPLNKNKGTSSSFQLSSNDKLTSLIMQPLPPERDSSIGEQSTFSTRSSNNGKKRRQPPQIHTESFGNNEIEHANSNFQASPNRKSESVLLPSLRTQQDSMNEQQITSSSSKRARKRRLPQTFTDGKNNHEQNRFQETDVTGRPSSFIRNSVRNSRRKSGRKSRLNRVLSENLSGNPSRNNDRQPSYRTVDALPSGDSFVNPKRSKQPRYRPTDPPLDFVEHDEFTKQSMDGLLQAKSISAGSINTGHMRADNVKADRIKSERIDANSLTVQPKHSVNLALYESNPGKQTNTFIKPKSPTYKRVNPISNARPVKSTMQASQFLRKRYEKGIGSQRLHIDRYHTAPESLISLDMLGIKNTGQFAPKLKMFIEPTVKKEKIASWIRKINLNSNSANLRRSFPSEYVGDNYKSFHKYSNAFNDEFMF from the exons ATGGATAACTACATTTTCGTGTCAGTcgttatattttttgtgtttgcAG gtcaGCTAGAAGAAGTACATAGTTTTGGAACAGCATATCAAGGGGAATATGTAATGAAAGAAGAAGAACCACAACAACGACTTAGAGTAAAACGACAATTAATAGCGAAGCAGATCGAAGCAAAGTCTATGAAAACAGAAAGGATAAAGGCAAATTCCATAACAGCAGATAGAATTTTAAGTGATACTGTGATAACCGGAAATATCGATGTGAGATCAAATAAGAACAAACTTGTTGAAAGAAGGTCGTTTGAAGATGCGCAAGGTAATCAAATGACAAGAACACGATCTAAAACTTCAAGGAGATCACGTGATAAAGCACCAGAGTTGAATGGTAACATTGGAATAGATCCAAATCAATTTGCAGACGGTAACTTTCAATTGTCGTCAAATGATAAAATGGAATCATTGCAACCCTTAACATCAAGACGAGGATCAAGGAAAGGAAATCAAGCAACCTCTTCCACTAGATAtaggaaagaaagaaaaagaaaaagtagAAGACGACTTCCCAAGACATACACAGAGccgttaaataaaaataaaggtaCCAGCAGTAGCTTTCAATTGTCGTCAAATGATAAGTTGACATCATTGATAATGCAACCCTTACCACCAGAACGAGATTCAAGTATAGGGGAACAGTCAACCTTTTCCACTAGATCTAGTAATAATGGGAAAAAGAGAAGACAACCTCCTCAAATACACACAGAGTCGTTTGGCAACAACGAAATTGAACATGCAAACAGCAACTTTCAAGCGTCGCCAAATAGAAAAAGTGAATCGGTGTTATTGCCATCCCTTAGAACACAACAAGATTCAATGAACGAACAACAAATCACTTCAAGTTCGTCAAAAAGGGCAAGGAAAAGACGACTTCCTCAGACATTCACAGATGGTAAAAATAACCATGAACAAAACAGATTTCAGGAAACAGACGTAACGGGACGCCCATCATCATTTATTCGTAATTCTGTTCGCAACAGTAGGCGGAAATCTGGACGAAAATCTCGACTAAATAGGGTTTTAAGCGAGAACTTGTCAGGTAACCCTTCTAGAAATAATGACAGGCAACCATCTTATAGAACGGTTGATGCTCTTCCAAGCGGTGATAGTTTCGTAAATCCTAAACGTTCAAAACAACCTCGATATAGACCAACTGATCCTCCGTTAGACTTCGTTGAACACGATGAGTTTACAAAACAAAGCATGGACGGACTTTTGCAGGCCAAAAGCATTTCTGCTGGGTCAATCAACACTGGTCATATGCGAGCTGATAATGTTAAAGCTGATAGAATAAAAAGTGAACGTATAGATGCAAACTCTTTAACGGTACAACCAAAACATTCTGTAAATTTGGCACTATATGAATCTAATCCTGGAAAGCAAACAAATACATTTATCAAGCCAAAAAGTCCCACTTATAAAAGAGTTAATCCAATTTCAAATGCAAGACCAGTAAAATCAACAATGCAGGCATCACAGTTTCTTCGAAAAAGATATGAAAAAGGCATAGGTAGCCAAAGGTTACATATTGATAGATACCATACGGCACCAGAAAGTTTAATTAGTCTAGATATGTTAGGAATAAAAAATACCGGGCAATTCGCACCAAAACTTAAGATGTTCATTGAACCGAcagtcaaaaaagaaaagattGCGAGCTGGATTAGAAAGATTAATTTAAATAGTAATTCAGCAAATTTACGACGAAGTTTTCCTTCAGAATACGTAGGCGATAATTATAAATCTTTTCACAAATATTCCAATGCATTTAACGATGAGTTtatgttttaa